From Pyrenophora tritici-repentis strain M4 chromosome 1, whole genome shotgun sequence, the proteins below share one genomic window:
- a CDS encoding rho guanyl nucleotide exchange factor: MVVINPEPAALSAEDLSLFYTTDELLHNSPVLIFYGPTATSTQATHSRIQAHVFTPAGLQNYARLIISPTATFYNAVTCLPREEQGDEICRGLAFSLYKYFLELPPEIKAAWEKRYGPPDNLPSAPRLFSESHAAIVAAKMVKVENVADVIVDVRHALGEQTLSWIDLDVVLPQGSIKKLESRESAQFDEDIEEDLTQQRYGQYAPIIKLFGEAAFLPTSKLRRAPSKPTALNRSQSFSRKQKETLRREMCELLDTEENYVSKLHELVHTVAVEFREKARSKSTSSSSPTEQALRGLFPPSLDNILDINTRFLDALRIILEESENGAIEDIESATDDVYIAPLRGQKNPPDATGAAAVAKALVEWLPQFADSYTDYMAAHGDFSQLLKLFTKDTASSFSKRVYETGEQRLMSMLIEPVQRLPRYNLYIDNIIKQLPARHPAIRLFLKARDIVTDICTREGPTAQQIRVLDRLRKMVSSWPSTVNPQGRLITAIDCVELSPPYHGELSGPATFPGIMVLFTDFLVLLHKSEDGSTNARGLLNDLNNPKFVESFDGTTELFFHQHLSLSDVFVTEHAEGNILQLISPMPPPNQAERPRSRDRRQLGIRMYYLQGIYEGKGQKVVEELTKARVEGRFSEAERESVKWEVRNLAGDLSFFSSVTEETGGRPVEGRRDPAKVQILVEGGEFSRPIQVGDNGIEVTVTITSLGDGFFLLDTVGARGYAARDKLTSIEFLPVLTKRLANYFQLRNSLKNHTLADAYLLRNKQILKSLALEMYEAEQQTGSKSRPHSPVKMLSSFFNGSVGREGGGSRRLQRNAHTLNDIPRMAPPMSPAPSRTYSHDGEAARPDSSGTNKSLTFNAVALTDGIPKLEETLANLILALHARKGNIVGRSVRARTVADELVVNELYNTLLENPANLDLAGQSSVDVLFAVFEKFLSVGWKERMGPVLSHATLVSLQMRSDSMHPEDFEEFFRNTFDQIAPPNQRAFRAIIDLLAELLEGTSNDGDRGILTAAFAEMLVPAGNANDFISLMDRLVQDLDALFPPLATGLNTPNYGSMDSKSRSLAAGSLNANNSLRRRFGFSTLSRENSKSENESKVGSLWRSLSKNNHPEFPPGSLSKANPGSLGRSNSTDAAARLSPKRPSSRDRPTVLGAFAFENGNANGRPYVGSGGALGTIGEVPPTVGPPRKKRRSSLSDLKTLQDADDEPAWSPQTPRKTETALRHEHRQIGESPLTPSNTTPTLPKQSSSIPTPARLGSPVRIEKKENSSSTGPGPDRPGHTRPKSISVKPDSKDEVIIRSQSPTKKRSETISSIPSLRPTTRDGLHERTGSGNAVKLPPSTPRSPTKSSTISGSPKKLRMQSPQKLRERLQTQQRDIDTASQALQSELSAIGQELIGKTTPRLTPQNSAPSLSSATSSKTPESRMAHLEKTLKSTLEALSTLSTRTSAISTDISMSLQVSEARCKHLDQLYRDVNAENEALYARFNEELERVTSNTRKGRASEEVERRLKSSEEEAARLRKENARLKREVAGLKAQIRE; the protein is encoded by the coding sequence ATGGTGGTAATCAACCCCGAGCCCGCTGCTCTGTCCGCAGAGGACCTGTCGCTCTTCTACACTACAGACGAGCTGCTGCACAACTCGCCCGTCCTCATCTTCTATGGCCCCACAGCGACTTCGACGCAGGCGACGCACTCGCGCATCCAGGCCCATGTCTTCACTCCCGCCGGCCTCCAGAACTACGCCCGCCTGATCATATCGCCCACGGCCACCTTCTACAACGCCGTCACATGTCTCCCTCGTGAAGAGCAGGGCGACGAGATATGTCGTGGCCTCGCCTTTAGCCTGTACAAGTACTTCCTCGAGCTGCCACCGGAAATAAAGGCTGCTTGGGAGAAGCGCTATGGGCCGCCAGATAACCTGCCCTCAGCCCCCAGGCTATTCTCCGAGTCGCATGCTGCCATTGTGGCTGCCAAGATGGTCAAGGTCGAGAATGTCGCAGATGTTATAGTGGACGTGCGCCATGCGCTGGGCGAGCAGACGCTGTCCTGGATAGACCTGGACGTAGTCTTACCCCAGGGAAGTATCAAAAAGCTGGAATCCCGAGAGTCGGCCCAATTCGACGAAGACATTGAAGAGGACCTGACCCAGCAGCGATATGGTCAGTATGCGCCCATCATCAAATTGTTTGGAGAGGCTGCCTTCCTCCCAACATCCAAACTCCGACGCGCACCATCGAAACCGACCGCCCTCAACCGATCACAGTCCTTCTCTAGGAAGCAGAAGGAGACTCTTCGACGGGAGATGTGTGAGCTGCTGGATACCGAGGAAAATTACGTCTCCAAGCTGCACGAGTTGGTTCACACTGTCGCAGTCGAGTTTCGCGAGAAGGCGAGGAGCAAGTCAACTTCAAGTTCAAGCCCAACAGAGCAGGCACTGCGAGGACTTTTTCCACCTAGTCTCGACAACATCTTGGACATCAATACAAGGTTCTTGGATGCTCTTCGTATCATATTGGAAGAGTCGGAGAATGGAGCCATTGAGGACATTGAATCAGCCACAGACGACGTCTACATTGCACCATTGCGTGGACAAAAGAATCCACCAGATGCTACTGGAGCTGCCGCAGTCGCAAAAGCCCTTGTTGAGTGGCTGCCACAGTTTGCCGACAGTTATACCGATTACATGGCTGCCCACGGAGACTTTTCACAGCTGTTGAAGCTCTTCACCAAGGATACAGCCTCGAGTTTCTCCAAGCGCGTATACGAAACGGGCGAGCAGCGACTCATGTCTATGTTGATTGAGCCTGTTCAACGCCTGCCACGCTACAACCTCTACATCGACAACATTATCAAACAACTACCTGCTAGACATCCCGCAATCAGGCTTTTCCTCAAGGCGAGGGACATTGTGACCGATATTTGCACAAGAGAAGGTCCCACGGCCCAGCAGATCAGAGTGCTCGACCGCTTACGGAAAATGGTCTCTTCCTGGCCGTCTACAGTCAATCCTCAAGGACGACTCATTACAGCCATCGACTGCGTGGAGCTGTCTCCGCCATACCATGGAGAGTTATCGGGGCCTGCCACCTTCCCTGGCATCATGGTCCTGTTCACGGATTTCCTCGTGCTTCTCCACAAGTCAGAGGACGGCTCCACTAACGCGCGCGGCTTGCTTAACGATTTGAACAACCCAAAGTTCGTCGAATCGTTTGATGGTACTACTGAGCTCTTTTTTCATCAACACTTGAGTCTCAGCGACGTCTTTGTGACTGAGCACGCTGAGGGAAACATCCTTCAACTCATATCTCCGATGCCACCGCCTAACCAAGCGGAACGACCCCGAAGCCGAGACCGACGACAGCTTGGAATTCGCATGTACTATCTACAGGGTATATATGAAGGCAAGGGACAGAAGGTCGTTGAGGAACTCACAAAAGCCCGCGTCGAAGGCCGTTTCTCCGAGGCAGAACGAGAGAGTGTCAAATGGGAAGTTCGGAACCTGGCCGGTGACCTGAGCTTCTTTTCGTCTGTTACAGAAGAGACCGGTGGTCGGCCAGTCGAAGGCAGGAGAGACCCCGCCAAAGTTCAGATCCTTGTGGAAGGAGGAGAGTTTTCGCGGCCCATTCAAGTTGGCGACAATGGCATCGAGGTGACTGTCACTATTACCAGCTTGGGAGATGGGTTCTTCTTGCTCGACACAGTCGGTGCCCGTGGATATGCGGCACGCGACAAGTTGACTAGTATCGAGTTCTTGCCCGTTCTGACGAAGCGTTTGGCAAACTACTTCCAGCTGCGCAACAGCTTGAAAAACCACACGTTAGCTGATGCATACCTTCTCCGCAACAAGCAGATTCTCAAGTCACTTGCCCTGGAGATGTATGAAGCGGAGCAACAAACAGGTAGTAAGAGCCGTCCGCACTCTCCAGTGAAGATGCTGTCAAGTTTCTTCAATGGCAGTGTGGGTAGAGAAGGCGGTGGCTCCCGCAGACTACAGCGTAACGCTCATACTCTCAATGACATACCGCGCATGGCGCCACCCATGTCTCCTGCACCTAGCCGCACTTATAGCCACGATGGTGAGGCGGCACGGCCTGACTCCTCTGGTACCAACAAGAGTCTTACCTTCAATGCTGTCGCATTGACTGATGGCATTCCGAAGCTTGAAGAAACATTGGCGAACCTGATCCTGGCACTACATGCTCGCAAAGGTAACATTGTCGGACGCTCTGTCCGTGCCAGAACCGTCGCAGACGAACTTGTCGTCAACGAGCTCTACAATACTCTGCTCGAGAATCCTGCCAATCTCGACCTTGCTGGACAATCATCTGTAGACGTTCTTTTTGCAGTTTTTGAAAAATTCCTGAGCGTTGGCTGGAAGGAGCGCATGGGTCCTGTGCTATCTCATGCCACGCTGGTCTCGTTGCAAATGCGATCAGACAGCATGCACCCCGAAGACTTTGAGGAGTTCTTCAGGAACACATTCGATCAAATTGCGCCGCCGAACCAACGGGCCTTCCGAGCGATCATCGACTTGCTAGCCGAGCTGTTGGAAGGCACCAGTAACGACGGAGATCGAGGCATTCTCACTGCAGCTTTTGCAGAGATGCTAGTGCCTGCCGGCAACGCAAACGACTTCATCTCGCTCATGGACCGCTTGGTGCAAGACCTTGATGCCCTATTTCCACCTTTGGCCACTGGTCTCAACACGCCCAATTACGGCTCCATGGATTCAAAGAGTCGGTCTTTAGCGGCTGGTTCATTGAATGCCAACAACTCACTCAGGAGACGTTTTGGATTTAGCACCCTATCACGAGAGAATAGCAAGTCGGAGAACGAGTCCAAGGTAGGCTCACTCTGGCGCTCGCTGAGCAAAAACAACCACCCCGAATTCCCGCCAGGCAGCCTTTCGAAAGCCAACCCCGGATCACTTGGTCGTTCCAACTCGACGGACGCTGCTGCCCGCCTCTCACCAAAGCGCCCGTCCTCTCGCGATCGTCCAACTGTGCTCGGCGCCTTCGCTTTCGAAAACGGAAATGCCAACGGGCGGCCTTATGTGGGCAGTGGTGGTGCTCTTGGCACAATTGGAGAGGTACCTCCCACTGTTGGGCCTCCCCGCAAGAAGCGCCGGTCTTCTTTGAGCGACCTCAAAACATTGCAGGATGCTGACGATGAGCCCGCGTGGTCACCACAGACTCCTCGTAAAACCGAAACCGCACTTCGCCACGAGCATCGCCAGATTGGTGAATCGCCCCTAACTCCTTCGAACACTACACCAACGCTACCAAAGCAGTCTTCGTCAATACCAACGCCCGCCCGACTCGGATCGCCAGTACGAAtagagaagaaggagaacTCGTCGAGCACGGGCCCAGGGCCAGATCGACCAGGGCACACGCGGCCAAAGTCGATTTCGGTGAAGCCAGACTCCAAGGATGAAGTCATCATCAGATCGCAGAGTCCAACGAAGAAGCGAAGCGAGACTATTTCAAGTATTCCCAGTCTGAGACCCACAACTAGGGATGGTTTACATGAGCGAACTGGATCTGGCAATGCCGTTAAGCTGCCGCCTTCAACACCACGCTCCCCGACTAAATCAAGTACAATCTCGGGCTCTCCCAAGAAGCTGAGGATGCAATCGCCGCAGAAGTTGCGTGAGCGCCTGCAGACGCAGCAACGAGACATCGACACGGCTTCGCAAGCGCTACAAAGCGAATTAAGTGCAATCGGCCAGGAATTGATTGGCAAAACAACTCCTCGCTTGACGCCTCAGAACTCTGCCCCTTCGCTATCTAGTGCGACGAGCTCGAAGACACCTGAATCTCGCATGGCTCATCTGGAGAAGACACTCAAGTCGACGCTTGAAGCGCTGTCAACGCTGTCAACACGTACATCGGCCATATCAACGGATATCAGCATGTCACTACAGGTGTCGGAGGCACGGTGCAAGCACTTGGACCAGTTGTATCGCGACGTGAATGCTGAGAATGAGGCATTGTATGCTCGGTTCAACGAAGAACTCGAGAGGGTGACGAGCAATACTCGCAAGGGCAGAGCCAGCGAAGAGGTCGAACGTCGGTTGAAGTCGAGCGAAGAAGAGGCAGCGCGACTTAGGAAGGAGAATGCACGACTGAAGAGGGAGGTCGCTGGATTGAAGGCGCAGATTAGGGAGTGA
- a CDS encoding DUF2036 multi-domain protein, giving the protein MATQQDDGGVPVAIAHEQQHFRLLELPPDIVGLLDASDRPLLSLKSKAPAQTSGTPAYAVLCTPNKTFQLRQIQTSNSLLVTQPILQHHGNDEMPTPATCAIASCAVTLQVDASTASALGLLRDALAVYDIVAGDVDATPNGRSKPNVFADMPVSDGECEAAWTELMAFELDGSSYQPSANALSHVWRAINAAALAEGIPLNQDFLTDDITRPAAEEGHPLTFIQAVLAHLSTDDRVKTGPWSCLDRAKTVVFTGRTLLASKRGADFLIADFTDTWEDRLPEVWRKDAKLSAIEAFYECPSDTTIKAKNTDASAMGRDSAVPAMKLSARKWHDKFAMTRKK; this is encoded by the exons ATGGCCACGCAACAGGACGACGGCGGTGTGCCCGTAGCCATTGCACACGAGCAGCAGCATTTTCGCTTGCTGGAGCTGCCTCCCGACATTGTTGGGTTGCTAGACGCGTCGGATCGCCCACT CCTCTCGCTCAAGTCCAAAGCCCCCGCCCAAACCTCAGGCACGCCTGCATATGCAGTGCTCTGTACGCCAAACAAGACATTCCAGCTGCGCCAGATTCAGACGTCCAACTCGCTCCTCGTTACCCAGCCCATCCTCCAGCACCATGGCAACGACGAGATGCCCACCCCTGCCACATGTGCAATTGCGTCGTGCGCCGTGACGCTCCAAGTCGATGCGTCCACAGCATCCGCCCTTGGCCTGTTGAGGGACGCGCTGGCCGTTTACGATATTGTGGCTGGCGACGTTGACGCTACCCCCAACGGCAGGAGCAAGCCCAACGTCTTCGCCGACATGCCCGTCTCGGACGGAGAATGCGAGGCGGCATGGACCGAGCTGATGGCTTTTGAGCTCGACGGTAGCTCCTACCAGCCGTCTGCCAATGCCCTCTCCCACGTCTGGCGCGCTATCAATGCTGCTGCACTGGCCGAGGGCATCCCGCTGAACCAAGATTTCTTGACCGACGACATCACAAGGCCTGCAGCTGAAGAGGGACACCCCCTCACCTTCATACAGGCCGTACTTGCGCACCTGTCGACTGATGACAGGGTCAAGACCGGTCCGTGGTCGTGTCTCGATCGCGCTAAGACGGTTGTCTTTACAGGCCGAACGTTGCTAGCTTCCAAGCGCGGTGCTGACTTTCTCATCGCCGACTTCACTGACACATGGGAGGACCGCTTGCCTGAGGTATGGCGCAAGGATGCAAAGCTCAGCGCCATCGAAGCCTTCTACGAATGCCCCTCTGACACGACAATCAAGGCAAAGAATACAGACGCTTCAGCAATGGGCCGAGACAGTGCAGTGCCAGCCATGAAGCTGTCAGCGCGCAAGTGGCACGACAAGTTTGCCATGACCAGAAAGAAGTGA
- a CDS encoding Hemerythrin domain containing protein, which produces MATVSGDDGPTAPAPPVVNDTAATPAAKAEKPLPKLTPAEFRQYNRMAEHMDYFHSNFRATWKVLYGACESLKRPKNMSIRQFINTGQQFCHHLTVHHTIEEQHIFPILAKKMPAFKKELELLTQHKQIHVGLDKLEKYLEECGSGERELRLGEMKEILDSFGTVLWQHLDDEVKQLEAENMRKYWTLEEMRRIPM; this is translated from the exons ATGGCTACAGTCTCAGGGGATGATGGCCCAACGGCGCCGGCGCCTCCAGTAGTCAATGACACAGCGGCGACGCCCGCAGCCAAGGCAGAGAAGCCACTTCCAAAGCTCACGCCCGCTGAATTTCGCCAATACAACAGAATGGCGGAACACATGGATTATTTCCATTCAAACTTCAGGGCCACGTGGAAAGTGCTCTACGGTGCCTGTGAATCGCTGAAAAGACCAAAGAACATGTCTATCCGCCAGTTCATCAATACAGGCCAGCAATTCTGCC ACCATCTTACGGTACACCACACCATAGAAGAACAGCACATATTCCCCATTCTAGCCAAAAAGATGCCAGCCTTCAAAAAGGAACTGGAACTCTTGACCCAGCATAAACAGATCCACGTTGGTCTCGACAAGCTAGAAAAGTATCTCGAGGAGTGTGGGAGTGGAGAAAGAGAACTCCGCTTGGGAGAGATGAAGGAAATTCTCGATAGCTTTGGAACAGTCTTATGGCAGCACTTGGACGACGAGGTGAAACAGTTGGAAGCGGAGAACATGCGCAAATACTGGACTT